A genomic window from Triticum urartu cultivar G1812 chromosome 7, Tu2.1, whole genome shotgun sequence includes:
- the LOC125518346 gene encoding uncharacterized protein LOC125518346, which produces MAPPPLDDLTHLLTEVASRLARPPGGSPGPSSAGDPLSASVSSLAAALNPRAAAPASSGTRVLDAALSLMCFDPQEVDRARLGCLVRTAVSALSDSASCRVARTDDRAEMLCVGGPPSPPDRELVRSCAALVEKLGGRDVAGHSYDLLHAAVKTALLSPRYQCLFPSPYYREDGESSCEMGTISLDVTTHPSYQVLPNDGSIPPRVHLWHYDPSILEHDLSEMLREAITRPLLCLRKELHDRVAWRVIVICLVCSPLAFLEMRSLFHIWFLATGMGSVLGLCTAVVSSVLDILLEPTGWGISMELGQKFPFTHAYFPSQQRDLLAILTGPISCRRFLDLVSYIEAMVFLGKTNSDNCSWKNIQSQPSKGSHLGKKQPSKGLVKFKYSSAWLTITNFPTWFSFATALLFHQEGSQGYLSEVLSEEKTAESISDINLAQRAAFYLSWVLCPFNVDECQMLANNMVELSHYWARNNKKRPSNPHHSSTVNHRRRLRVPTVGDTEKFNVSTNLVSSLIKDFDDRCVKFCRITAVSQVQGAEQLDIPLSCPNFLHLRIPLGVLLVSSACISEQDCNVLLHYASTGLVMESKEGQTKRKDQAGNDVFSSSRGGSTERWALSGACLIFGWLDIIEDMSAVIFECEDTCCHFVSQLRTKTGPYLLKCVNLLLNEAGHDKDFVIDLRDRLLNWTKGQRFDGCEAFKDVIVQMNAKIQPSS; this is translated from the exons ATGGCGCCTCCTCCCCTAGACGACCTCACCCACCTGCTCACCGAGGTAGCTTCCCGCCTCGCCCGCCCTCCTGGCGGCAGTCCAGGCCCCTCCTCGGCCGGCGACCCGCTCTCCGCCTCCGTCTCCTCCCTCGCGGCGGCCCTCaacccccgcgccgccgcccctgcctccTCCGGAACCAGGGTCCTCGACGCCGCGCTCTCCCTCATGTGCTTCGACCCACAGGAG GTGGATAGGGCTCGCCTGGGCTGCCTCGTCCGCACCGCCGTCTCCGCGCTCTCCGACTCGGCCTCCTGCCGAGTGGCCCGGACCGACGACCGCGCCGAGATGCTCTGCGTCGGGGGGCCCCCCTCCCCCCCGGACCGCGAGCTGGTCCGCTCTTGCGCCGCCCTCGTCGAGAAATTGGGGGGCCGGGATG TTGCGGGGCATTCCTATGATCTGTTGCATGCTGCTGTGAAAACAGCCCTGCTATCCCCTCGTTACCAGTGTCTCTTTCCTTCGCCATATTACAGAGAAGATGGAGAAAGCAGTTGCGAGATGGGTACCATTTCTCTGGATGTAACAACCCATCCATCTTATCAAGTGCTTCCCAATGATGGCTCAATCCCGCCGAG ggtcCATTTGTGGCATTACGACCCATCAATTCTGGAACATGATCTTTCAGAGATGCTACGAGAAGCAATTACAAGGCCTTTGCTTTGTCTGAGAAAAGAATTACATGATCGGGTAGCATGGCGTGTGATTGTAATATGCTTAGTTTGCTCCCCACTGGCGTTCTTGGAGATGCGGTCCTTATTCCATATATGGTTTCTTGCGAC GGGTATGGGTTCTGTGCTAGGACTTTGCACAGCAGTGGTATCATCAGTATTAGATATTCTTCTCGAGCCTACAGGATGGGGAATATCCATGGAACTAGGACAGAAATTTCCCTTTACACATGCTTATTTCCCAAGCCAACAAAGGGATTTACTTGCCATACTAACTGGACCCATATCATGCAGACGATTTTTGGATCTTGTTTCTTACATAGAAGCTATGGTTTTCTTGGGTAAAACAAACAGCGACAACTGTTCATGGAAAAACATACAATCACAACCATCAAAAGGGTCACACTTAGGCAAGAAACAACCATCAAAGGGATTGGTCAAATTCAAATACAGTTCTGCTTG GTTGACAATTACGAACTTCCCTACCTGGTTCAGTTTTGCCACTGCTCTACTATTTCACCAGGAAGGTTCACAAGGTTATTTATCAGAAGTATTATCTGAGGAGAAAACTGCTGAATCAATAAGTGATATCAATCTTGCTCAGAGGGCAGCATTTTACCTTTCGTGGGTGTTATGTCCTTTTAATGTTGATGAATGCCAGATGTTAGCTAACAATATGGTGGAGTTATCACATTATTGGGCCAGGAACAACAAAAAGCGCCCAAGTAATCCACACCATAGCAGTACGGTAAATCACCGGAGGAGACTGCGAGTACCCACAGTTGGGGATACAGAGAAATTTAATGTGTCAACCAACCTTGTCAGTTCCCTTATTAAAGATTTTGATGATCGCTGTGTGAAGTTTTGTCGCATAACTGCTGTCAGTCAAGTGCAAGGTGCAGAACAATTAGACATCCCTCTCTCATGCCCTAATTTTCTGCATTTACGGATTCCTTTAGGGGTGTTGCTTGTGTCCTCTGCTTGTATTAGTGAGCAAGACTGTAACGTGCTTCTGCACTATGCAAGCACTGGTCTGGTTATGGAGTCAAAGGAAGGGCAGACAAAAAGGAAAGATCAGGCTGGCAATGATGTTTTTTCATCTAGTCGTGGAGGTTCTACTGAAAGATGGGCTCTAAGTGGTGCATGTCTCATCTTTGGCTGGCTTGACATTATTGAGGATATGTCCGCGGTGATCTTTGAATGTGAAGATACATGTTGTCATTTTGTCAGTCAACTCAGAACCAAGACAGGCCCATACCTGCTGAAGTGTGTAAATTTATTGCTGAATGAGGCGGGTCATGATAAAGATTTTGTAATCGATCTTCGCGACAGATTGTTAAACTGGACCAAAGGGCAGCGTTTTGATGGTTGTGAGGCATTCAAAGACGTTATCGTTCAAATGAACGCAAAAATTCAGCCCTCTTCATAG
- the LOC125523461 gene encoding uncharacterized protein LOC125523461, with translation MMGAARKMATVVVFGLLITTVSAGRVSMLSSPTSAEHLGRSSLASATTSSSRPKESTVRIDSVVGCSPKEVARELVINCREPVNAPMPIEACCAVAVGTVGRPSCYCLVKEEAAFGMSPLFNISNMAQLLARCGASIYLNKSLNNRCDRSYDEKETAECTSPQMTPRTDSCKTAKVSGYVAWILAAVLAGFLVCKVCCQPAPAAQVVYMPEIQLVRPRGNCNEDQDREHLTQGLEPVVVIHLLQTLKMVKIPFRIQVRTSS, from the exons ATGATGGGCGCAGCGAGGAAGATGGCGACGGTGGTCGTCTTTGGCCTGCTTATCACCACTGTCTCTGCAGGAAGAGTGAGTATGCTCTCCTCTCCAACATCCGCTGAGCATCTGGGACGCTCCTCACTTGCCTCGGCCACCACTTCCTCAAGCAGACCAAAAGAATCTACAGTTCGTATTG ATTCTGTGGTTGGCTGCAGTCCAAAGGAAGTGGCAAGAGAACTGGTAATCAATTGCCGCGAGCCTGTCAACGCTCCAATGCCAATTGAGGCTTGCTGCGCGGTCGCTGTCGGCACTGTTGGAAGGCCCTCGTGCTACTGCTTGGTCAAGGAGGAGGCTGCCTTTGGGATGTCGCCGCTTTTCAACATCAGCAACATGGCGCAACTGCTGGCCAGATGTGGCGCGTCAATCTACTTAAACAAGTCCCTCAACAACCGATGCGATCGGTCATACGATGAGAAGGAAACAGCCGAGTGCACATCGCCTCAGATGACACCCAGGACAGACAGTTGCAAGACCGCCAAGGTGTCAGGTTATGTTGCCTGGATACTGGCCGCTGTGTTGGCTGGGTTCTTGGTTTGCAAGGTATGTTGCCAACCAGCACCGGCAGCACAAGTTGTGTACATGCCAGAGATTCAGTTGGTGAGGCCTAGAGGAAACTGCAATGAAGACCAGGACCGAGAGCATCTGACGCAGGGGCTGGAACCAGTGGTAGTGATTCATCTGCTACAAACTCTGAAGATGGTGAAGATACCGTTTCGCATACAAGTCAGGACCTCATCCTAG